One Nitrososphaerales archaeon DNA window includes the following coding sequences:
- a CDS encoding MFS transporter, which yields MGAPKTTRSADWVYSVLPVSLATGPLGTLVQLYLIQLSGHPLGTIYAGLAVALFNGVSIPASIFWGITTDRLHARRTLVVLSYSVMSLVLFAFYYSSSTPGTLLVYSVFSFMSAAAATPLNLLIMETEQKGRWADTFARLSMMSSIGNVGGLVLSTFWAQTLPLILLAIPLGVFSLASASLALVTIHEPAFTFERETIVGRKSSFFARLLSLPLMFLNLPRASDFRRVFRGLRFTITSYIPLFYISTVCFYLSSGLFNTSFVPALSAFSLSAGVVFAVILAGSFIQTLSFRYVGRYAESRTLKSTSIQGLLLRGGGYVLLGASALLAASPSFIIPVLILYPISAGTAFAVYYTSSNTMMFNTVQTRSPGAALGVYSSVVGFATLAGSLASSFISVYLGFHVTFVLAGLLAFLAAAVVAKLPSINQDRPQS from the coding sequence TTGGGCGCGCCGAAGACTACGAGGTCGGCAGACTGGGTCTACTCTGTGCTCCCGGTCTCTCTCGCAACCGGTCCATTGGGGACCTTAGTCCAGCTCTACCTCATCCAGCTCAGCGGTCACCCGCTCGGAACCATCTACGCGGGTCTCGCCGTGGCCCTCTTCAACGGAGTGAGCATCCCCGCCTCGATCTTCTGGGGAATCACAACCGACCGACTGCATGCGCGCAGAACCCTAGTCGTTCTCAGCTACTCCGTCATGTCCCTCGTGCTCTTCGCCTTCTACTATTCCAGTAGCACGCCTGGAACCCTCCTGGTCTATTCCGTCTTCTCCTTCATGTCTGCTGCCGCTGCGACCCCGCTGAACCTGCTGATCATGGAGACTGAACAGAAGGGCAGGTGGGCGGACACGTTTGCCAGGCTCTCGATGATGTCAAGCATAGGGAACGTGGGCGGACTCGTCCTCAGCACGTTCTGGGCGCAGACCCTCCCCCTTATCCTACTTGCGATACCTCTCGGCGTCTTTTCCTTGGCCTCCGCATCACTCGCCCTCGTCACGATACATGAGCCGGCCTTCACCTTCGAGCGGGAAACAATAGTCGGAAGGAAGTCCAGCTTCTTCGCAAGGCTCCTGAGCCTCCCACTGATGTTCCTCAACCTGCCGAGGGCATCAGACTTCCGCCGCGTCTTCAGAGGTCTCAGGTTCACAATCACCAGCTACATCCCTCTCTTCTACATCTCGACAGTCTGCTTCTACCTCTCGAGCGGGCTGTTCAACACTTCATTCGTCCCCGCCCTCTCAGCATTCTCGCTCTCCGCAGGCGTCGTCTTCGCAGTCATACTCGCTGGCTCGTTCATCCAGACGCTTTCGTTCAGATATGTCGGGAGGTACGCGGAGAGCCGGACTCTCAAGTCGACCTCCATCCAGGGTCTCCTCCTGAGGGGAGGAGGCTATGTCCTGCTCGGCGCCTCGGCGCTTCTCGCTGCGAGCCCATCGTTCATCATCCCAGTCCTCATACTCTATCCGATCTCGGCAGGGACTGCCTTCGCGGTATACTACACCTCATCCAACACGATGATGTTCAACACTGTGCAGACGAGGAGTCCGGGCGCTGCACTCGGCGTCTACAGTTCCGTGGTCGGGTTCGCCACCCTCGCAGGTTCCCTTGCCTCCAGTTTCATCTCCGTCTACCTGGGTTTCCACGTGACATTCGTCTTGGCCGGCCTGCTCGCCTTCCTCGCAGCCGCTGTCGTCGCCAAGCTGCCCTCCATCAACCAAGATCGTCCCCAGAGCTAG
- the rplC gene encoding 50S ribosomal protein L3, translated as MGHRKHSAPRRGSLAYRPRGRANRRVPRVRNWPKIASDKPTILGFPAFKAGTIHAITVDDRAKTPNFGKPLFNLSSVLSLPDAEVKGIRFYGCENGYEVAIADGQSLPAGVPMEKVNRVAAVVSVVPSEVGLSQKEPLVFEVGVGGGDIKSQIDYAVGLVGKKVKFSEVFRPGMYVDVLGITKGKGFEGPVTRFGVKRKQHKSRKSVRAVGVIGPWHPAAVMYTVARAGQMGFHQRTETGKRILLMGNGKEKPITPAGGFLHFGVVNGDYAVLRGSVPGPASRFVIVRFPERWVPRSQAPPQVVEVSTMARA; from the coding sequence TTGGGTCACAGGAAGCATAGTGCGCCACGCAGGGGTAGCCTTGCATACAGGCCCAGAGGACGTGCGAACAGGCGTGTTCCCAGAGTGAGAAACTGGCCCAAGATAGCGAGCGACAAGCCGACGATTCTGGGGTTTCCAGCCTTCAAGGCGGGGACGATTCACGCAATCACAGTCGACGACAGGGCGAAGACGCCCAACTTCGGCAAGCCTCTCTTCAACCTCTCGAGCGTCCTGTCCCTCCCTGACGCTGAGGTGAAGGGCATAAGGTTCTACGGATGCGAGAACGGATACGAAGTCGCAATCGCCGACGGGCAGAGCCTGCCAGCCGGCGTGCCAATGGAGAAGGTGAATAGGGTAGCGGCAGTCGTCTCCGTTGTTCCCAGCGAGGTCGGGCTGTCCCAAAAGGAGCCGCTCGTCTTCGAGGTCGGCGTCGGGGGTGGTGACATAAAGTCGCAGATTGACTACGCTGTCGGTCTGGTAGGTAAGAAGGTCAAGTTCTCAGAAGTCTTCAGGCCGGGTATGTACGTTGACGTCCTCGGCATCACGAAGGGAAAGGGATTCGAGGGACCTGTGACCAGGTTCGGAGTGAAGAGGAAGCAGCACAAGTCAAGGAAGAGCGTCAGAGCGGTCGGTGTCATCGGCCCTTGGCACCCTGCAGCGGTCATGTACACAGTCGCAAGGGCGGGCCAAATGGGATTCCACCAGAGGACAGAGACAGGCAAGAGGATTCTTCTCATGGGAAACGGCAAGGAAAAGCCGATAACGCCCGCGGGGGGCTTCCTACACTTCGGGGTCGTGAACGGCGACTACGCTGTGCTGAGGGGTTCCGTTCCTGGCCCTGCCAGCAGGTTCGTCATAGTAAGGTTCCCGGAACGCTGGGTTCCAAGGAGTCAGGCTCCACCCCAAGTCGTTGAAGTGAGCACGATGGCGAGGGCGTAG
- a CDS encoding 7-cyano-7-deazaguanine synthase, which produces MPTELSLGLVVDRQSSDETRNAISCISGGVDSVTTTYYVSKVLKPKKQLLIFCNYKQRTYRYEEFCIKRISQELGIPLKIINLDWLGDISTSVLTHPQKEITETKEEDLWDSAKARSRILKWWDPCRNAILLLVGLSHAESFYISEGERYDVFIGIRRETPVAMKDNTPEFMQEINRLAEQATHHGGYRLLAPLITYDKDKVVKLGQELGVPWEYTYSCYAGHSFRTIGGRTLPVHCGICSNDKRRALAFKMSGVHDPSLYSRPPIHDVEYEKPNGVYIQKRTGKEDLAESREKD; this is translated from the coding sequence TTGCCGACTGAGTTGAGTCTGGGTCTCGTCGTGGACAGGCAGAGCTCGGACGAGACAAGGAACGCAATCAGCTGCATATCCGGCGGAGTCGACTCGGTCACAACAACATACTACGTCAGTAAGGTCCTGAAGCCGAAGAAGCAGCTCCTGATTTTCTGCAACTACAAGCAGAGGACCTACAGGTATGAAGAGTTCTGCATCAAGAGGATCTCCCAGGAACTCGGTATCCCTCTCAAAATAATAAATCTCGATTGGCTCGGCGACATAAGCACATCTGTCCTCACTCATCCGCAGAAGGAGATCACAGAGACCAAGGAGGAGGACCTTTGGGACTCGGCGAAGGCGAGAAGCAGGATCTTGAAATGGTGGGACCCCTGCAGGAACGCCATCCTGCTACTGGTTGGCCTTTCACACGCCGAGTCGTTCTACATCTCCGAGGGCGAGCGGTACGATGTCTTCATCGGCATCAGGAGGGAGACCCCGGTAGCCATGAAAGACAATACGCCGGAATTCATGCAGGAGATCAACCGCCTCGCAGAGCAAGCCACCCACCACGGCGGCTACAGGCTGTTGGCCCCGCTCATCACGTACGACAAGGACAAGGTGGTCAAACTGGGCCAAGAGCTCGGCGTCCCCTGGGAGTACACCTACAGCTGCTATGCCGGGCACAGCTTCAGGACCATCGGCGGCAGGACGCTGCCTGTCCACTGTGGAATCTGCTCGAATGACAAGAGAAGGGCACTTGCTTTCAAGATGTCCGGAGTGCACGATCCCAGTTTATATTCGAGACCCCCAATCCATGATGTAGAATACGAGAAACCAAATGGAGTCTATATCCAGAAGCGAACAGGTAAGGAAGACTTGGCAGAATCACGAGAGAAGGATTAA
- a CDS encoding 30S ribosomal protein S19: MPKEFRYRGHSLEEMQSMSTESMLQLLPSRARRSLNRGVSDEKRKLLEDVRAMKDGKIEGQIKTHARDMIVLPSMVGLTLNVHNGKEFVALQVKPEMIGRYLGEFVITNKKVVHGTPGIGASRSSLYVPLK, from the coding sequence TTGCCGAAAGAGTTCAGGTACAGAGGGCACAGTCTTGAGGAGATGCAGTCGATGTCCACAGAGTCTATGCTGCAGCTGCTGCCGTCAAGGGCACGGCGCTCCTTGAACAGGGGTGTCTCCGACGAGAAGAGGAAGCTGCTCGAGGACGTGCGGGCCATGAAGGATGGTAAGATCGAGGGGCAGATTAAGACTCACGCCCGAGACATGATAGTCCTGCCTTCGATGGTCGGTCTGACGCTGAACGTGCACAACGGCAAGGAGTTCGTCGCCCTCCAGGTGAAACCAGAGATGATCGGGAGGTACCTCGGAGAGTTCGTGATCACCAACAAGAAGGTGGTTCACGGGACTCCTGGAATCGGTGCGAGCCGTTCGAGCCTGTACGTGCCGCTAAAGTGA
- the rpl4p gene encoding 50S ribosomal protein L4 has translation MKVGVLGLDGKQSGTVEVPDVFTGALRPDLIRRAFWLIGSHTLQPKGRDPMAGERTTAETHSPPTGTGQSRVPRVKGSRYSRSGMAGGIASVVKGRLAHPPRSEKVIYLKINSKERRLATASAIAYTANLEAIQSRGHRVKKVSLPMVVSDDVEALGKTSELAAFFEKLDLAEEMSRLYRGIKRNPGKSRLRGRAYEEKVGPLLVVTNDRGVGKAAGSIPGVDVARVDSLSVLNLAPGGVPGRLTLWTESAFGALSPEKEEVVAVAA, from the coding sequence ATGAAGGTCGGTGTGCTGGGGCTGGATGGAAAGCAATCAGGGACGGTCGAGGTGCCTGACGTGTTCACAGGCGCGCTGAGACCCGACCTGATTAGGAGGGCGTTCTGGCTCATTGGCTCGCATACCCTTCAGCCGAAGGGGAGGGACCCGATGGCTGGAGAGAGGACCACTGCTGAGACGCACAGCCCGCCCACCGGGACTGGCCAGTCCAGGGTTCCGAGGGTGAAGGGGAGCAGGTATTCGAGGTCAGGGATGGCAGGAGGGATTGCAAGCGTCGTGAAGGGAAGGCTTGCGCATCCGCCTAGGTCTGAGAAGGTCATCTACCTCAAAATCAACTCGAAGGAGAGACGCCTAGCAACGGCCTCGGCCATAGCCTACACTGCGAATCTGGAGGCTATACAGTCTAGGGGGCACAGGGTCAAGAAGGTGTCGCTCCCGATGGTTGTCTCAGACGACGTAGAGGCGCTGGGCAAGACCTCGGAATTGGCTGCGTTCTTCGAGAAGCTGGACCTCGCTGAGGAGATGAGCAGGTTGTACCGAGGCATCAAGAGGAATCCCGGCAAGTCTAGGCTCAGGGGCAGGGCGTACGAAGAGAAGGTCGGGCCTCTGTTAGTGGTGACCAACGACAGAGGAGTAGGCAAGGCAGCTGGGTCGATCCCAGGCGTCGACGTGGCCAGGGTTGACAGTCTGAGCGTCCTCAACCTTGCCCCGGGAGGTGTCCCTGGAAGGTTAACCCTGTGGACCGAGTCGGCGTTCGGAGCGCTCTCGCCAGAGAAAGAGGAGGTAGTCGCAGTTGCGGCTTGA
- a CDS encoding 50S ribosomal protein L23 has product MRLEDAQKIVKRPYVTERTFDQIEKENKICFLVWDGATKVQIANAVEALYEVKVRAVNTARTIKGKKAFVRLAEESSAADLATKLGLV; this is encoded by the coding sequence TTGCGGCTTGAAGACGCGCAGAAGATAGTGAAGAGACCGTACGTGACCGAGAGGACCTTCGACCAGATAGAGAAGGAGAACAAGATCTGCTTCCTGGTCTGGGACGGGGCCACCAAGGTCCAGATAGCGAATGCAGTCGAGGCGCTCTACGAGGTCAAGGTCAGGGCGGTCAACACTGCCAGAACGATAAAGGGGAAGAAGGCGTTTGTGCGATTGGCAGAGGAGAGCTCCGCAGCAGACCTCGCGACAAAGCTGGGGCTGGTGTAA
- a CDS encoding 50S ribosomal protein L2, translating into MGKRILQRRRGKAGIQFRAPIIGKIAPSRYPNVPLAGSDKARVTAILDERGRSAPLAQLEYGLRQFTYVPAAVGLSVGSEVSIGAGASPVGGNILPLSAIPEGTKVCNVELRPGDGGKLVRASGGSAVLFSKSGGRAILKLPSGKNILVNERCRATVGEVAGGGRREKPFLTAGKRHHAMRASGRVYPRMRGIAMAVVYHPFGGGRHQHPGKSTSTSRNAPPGRKVGLIAPRKTGRGRLPRASMEVRE; encoded by the coding sequence ATGGGAAAGAGGATTCTTCAACGCAGGCGCGGCAAGGCTGGCATACAGTTCAGGGCCCCGATCATCGGCAAGATAGCACCGTCGAGGTACCCGAATGTTCCGTTGGCCGGCTCGGACAAGGCCCGCGTCACTGCCATCCTGGATGAGAGGGGAAGGAGCGCGCCGCTTGCACAGCTCGAGTACGGCCTGAGGCAGTTCACCTATGTCCCCGCAGCCGTGGGTCTCTCTGTTGGGAGCGAGGTTTCAATCGGAGCGGGGGCGAGCCCCGTGGGAGGTAACATACTGCCCCTCTCAGCAATACCAGAGGGGACGAAGGTGTGCAACGTGGAGCTGAGGCCAGGCGACGGAGGGAAGCTCGTCAGAGCATCCGGCGGTTCGGCCGTCCTCTTCTCGAAGTCAGGAGGGAGGGCCATACTGAAGCTGCCTTCAGGCAAGAACATATTGGTGAACGAGAGGTGCAGGGCGACTGTGGGCGAGGTTGCCGGAGGCGGAAGGAGGGAGAAACCCTTCCTGACTGCAGGCAAGAGGCATCACGCGATGAGGGCTTCTGGGAGGGTCTACCCTCGCATGAGAGGAATCGCAATGGCCGTGGTCTACCATCCGTTCGGAGGAGGCAGACATCAGCATCCTGGCAAGTCGACGAGCACTTCGAGGAACGCGCCGCCGGGCAGGAAGGTCGGCCTTATAGCCCCCAGGAAGACAGGAAGGGGGAGGTTGCCTAGGGCTAGCATGGAGGTAAGGGAGTAG
- a CDS encoding QueT transporter family protein, whose amino-acid sequence MRRSVVVATASVYAAMYVALVLAFSPISYGVINLRVANILIGLVPLVGWPAILGQTIGVLIANQPSLGDQLGPIDLINVVPTFVFSWLLWRLRHVSVFLGLTLYSLALGVSVSFALSYAFNLPVLVEIPLVTTGIFLATTVLGYLLYGAVKKLGILQRRFAD is encoded by the coding sequence GTGAGAAGGAGCGTAGTGGTTGCGACTGCGTCTGTGTACGCAGCGATGTACGTCGCGCTTGTCCTTGCCTTCAGCCCAATCAGTTACGGTGTAATCAACCTGCGCGTGGCCAACATCCTCATCGGCCTAGTTCCCCTTGTGGGTTGGCCAGCAATATTGGGACAGACGATAGGGGTCCTGATAGCCAACCAACCTTCTCTCGGAGACCAGCTCGGGCCCATAGACCTGATCAACGTCGTCCCCACCTTCGTATTCTCATGGCTCCTCTGGAGGCTGAGACATGTGAGCGTTTTCCTTGGCCTGACACTTTACTCCTTGGCCCTGGGAGTTTCCGTAAGCTTCGCCCTGAGCTACGCCTTCAACCTGCCGGTGCTCGTCGAAATCCCGTTGGTGACGACAGGGATATTTCTGGCGACAACAGTCCTGGGCTACTTGCTCTACGGGGCGGTCAAGAAACTCGGAATACTGCAGAGGAGGTTTGCCGACTGA